The following are from one region of the Brassica rapa cultivar Chiifu-401-42 unplaced genomic scaffold, CAAS_Brap_v3.01 Scaffold0217, whole genome shotgun sequence genome:
- the LOC117129877 gene encoding uncharacterized mitochondrial protein AtMg00860-like: MMSIFSDLIEDVVEVFMDDFSVYGSSFSACLSNLSRVLKRCEETNLVLNWEKCHFMVKEGIVLGHKISERGIEVDKAKIEVMVGLAAPKTVKDIRSFLGHAGFYRRFIQDFSMIARPMTKLLCKEAAFVFDWECLQAFKMLKEKLVSAPIVQPPDWDLPFEIMCDASDYAVGAVLGQKFRQFIFIKLTTHYDRVSLIRAKESIPYTMGKRFKLHFWCFEFTPIILLEVLLLSS; this comes from the coding sequence ATGATGTCTATTTTCTCTGATCTTATAGAAGATGTTGTGGAGGTGTTTATGGATGATTTCTCTGTCTACGGATCTTCGTTTTCTGCTTGTTTGTCAAATCTTAGCAGGGTCCTCAAGAGATGTGAAGAGACCAACCTTGTGCTGAACTGGGAGAAGTGTCACTTCATGGTAAAGGAAGGGATTGTGCTTGGACACAAGATTTCAGAGAGGGGGATTGAGGTAGACAAGGCCAAGATTGAAGTGATGGTTGGGTTAGCTGCACCAAAGACAGTTAAAGATATTAGAAGCTTCCTTGGTCATGCTGGATTCTATAGAAGATTCATCCAAGACTTCTCGATGATAGCAAGGCCAATGACTAAGCTTCTATGCAAGGAGGCTGCATTCGTTTTTGATTGGGAATGTCTACAAGCCTTCAAGATGTTGAAGGAGAAGCTGGTTAGTGCCCCCATTGTGCAGCCACCAGATTGGGATCTCCCCTTTGAGATCATGTGTGATGCTAGTGACTATGCTGTAGGAGCTGTTCTTGGTCAAAAGTTTAGACAATTCATCTTCATTAAGCTCACTACTCACTATGACAGGGTAAGTCTCATTAGGGCCAAGGAAAGCATACCTTACACCATGGGGAAGAGGTTTAAGCTCCACTTTTGGTGCTTTGAGTTCACTCCAATCATCCTCTTGGAGGTTCTCTTGTTGAGTAGCTGA
- the LOC117129875 gene encoding uncharacterized protein LOC117129875: MAQRLAPRCMNTRSRGPTNLVPRVKDIKGWGLIWRICLKMVKPKECQARAIGAYDQPHIHGHRLGIRASAVENNNFEIKSGLLNTIENNKYHGLAAEDPFDHLYKFDQYCGLSKTNGVSEDVFKLKLFPFVFGRQGTPMGEDSSKTAKIRNEISGFQQKGLKSFSEAWERFKGYWSQCPHHGFSKESLLITFYRGALPQCRNRLDTASNGFFLGRTEEDAEELVENMAKSDSVYSEEHDRVNRNDDQQTKKEIKSLQEKMDLLLSNQAKQEQVNFVGGPIQEIPPKINEVDGLEGQEELCFINNNGSWYRKEPNFQYNNYQQKSYSNNQQGGYQQRQNTQQGSYQPMQNTPPGFNNNNNQYTQAQGSSSQAPASDTSVDAMFKKLLDFQAKNEKTMGYEFTKIHSKIDGSYNELNNKIRHLENQFASMNSQPSRQQGALPGKPEQNPKETMKAITLRSGKQLPPRTLIRDNEKQDGEVVINVDDDVVIMDEKTNEEILEKIVEAKGKGKIGEEKKVENKNEAATSSKGALFIPPPYEPKLPFPGRFKRQLLEQYKALFEKQMSEVQITMPIIDAFMLVPQYSKFLKDAVTKKKKEMEGMVVLTHECSAIIQRLTIPKKLEDPGSFTLPCAIGQFAFERCVCDLGASVSLMPLSIAKRLGFTQYNKCRLSLVLADRSVKIPIGILEDLPVMVGNCEIPTDFVVL; encoded by the exons ATGGCGCAACGTCTTGCACCGAG GTGTATGAACACAAGGAGCAGAGGTCCaacaaacctagttccaagagttAAAGACATTAAGGGTTGGGGTTTGATATGGAGAATCTGCCTCAAGATGGTTAAGCCCAAGGAG TGCCAAGCTCGTGCCATTGGAGCCTATGATCAACCtcacattcatggtcataggtTGGGAATCAGAGCATCAGCTGTGGAGAACAACAACTTCGAGATCAAGTCAGGGCTGCTCAACACTatagagaacaacaagtatcatggtctTGCTGCTGAAGACCCTTTTGATCACTTGTACAAGTTTGATCAGTACTGTGGCTTGTCCAAGACAAATGGTGTTTCTGAAGATGTTTTCAAGCTGAAGCTATTTCCTTTTGTCTTTGGGAGACAAGGCACACCAATGGGAGAAGACTCTTCCAA gaCAGCTAAGATCAGGAACGAAATCTCCGGGTTTCAACAAAAAGGTCTAAAGAGCTTCAGTGAAGCATGGGAGAGGTTCAAGGGTTATTGGTCTCAATGCCCTCATCATGGTTTCAGCAAGGAGAGCTTGCTTATCACCTTCTATAGAGGAGCCTTACCACAGTGCAGAAACAGGCTTGATACTGCCAGCAATggtttcttcttggggagaactgaagAAGACGCAGAGGAACTGGTGGAGAACATGGCTAAGAGCGACTCAGTCTACAGCGAGGAGCATGATAGGGTCAACAGAAATGATGATCAACAAACAAAGAAAGAGATCAAGTCCTTGCAAGAGAAGATGGACTTGCTTCTTTCTAACCAAGCTAAACAAGAGCAGGTCAACTTTGTGGGTGGTCCTATTCAAGAGATTCCTCCTAAGATTAATGAGGTTGATGGTTTGGAAGGACAAGAAGAGCTGTGCTTCATCAATAACAATGGTTCTTGGTACAGGAAGGAGCctaactttcagtacaacaactaccagcAAAAGTCCTACTCAAACAACCAGCAAGGAGGATACCAGCAGAGGCAAAACACTCAGCAAGGGAGCTATCAGCCTATGCAAAACACCCCTCCTGGTTTCAACAATAACAACAATCAGTATACTCAAGCTCAAGGAAGTTCTTCACAAGCTCCAGCTTCAGATACAAGTGTGGATGCAATGTTCAAGAAACTTTTGGATTTTCAGGCCAAAAATGAGAAGACAATGGGTTATGAGTTCACAAAAATACACTCCAAGATTGATGgaagctacaatgagctcaacaacaagatCCGTCATTTggagaatcagtttgcttcaATGAACTCTCAGCCAAGTCGCCAACAAGGGGCATTACCTGGAAAGCCAGAGCAAAATCCCAAGGAGACAATGAAAGccatcacccttaggagtggaaAACAGCTACCACCAAGAACTCTCATTAGGGATAATGAGAAGCAAGATGGGGAGGTGGTCATCAATGTGGATGATGATGTGGTTATTATGGATGAGAAAACCAATGAGGAGATCTTGGAGAAAATAGTTGAAGCAAAAGGAAAGGGTAAaattggagaagagaagaaggtggAGAACAAGAATGAAGCTGCTACTTCATCAAAAGGAGCTCTATTcattcctcctccctatgaaccaaAACTTCCCTTTCCCGGTAGATTCAAGAGACAACTTTTGGAGCAATACAAGGCcttatttgagaagcaaatgagtgaagttcAGATTACTATGCCCATAATTGATGCCTTCATGCTAGTgcctcaatacagcaagtttCTCAAGGATGCTGtaactaagaagaagaaagagatggaaGGCATGGTGGTTCTTACTCATGAGTGTAGTGCTATTATCCAAAGGCTAACCATCCCTAAGAAGCTTGAAGATCCAGGAAGCTTTACTCTACCTTGTGCCATTGGGCAATTTGCTTTTGAGAGGTGTGTATGCGATTTGGGAGCAAGTGTGAGCCTTATGCCTCTCTCCATTGCTAAAAGGCTTGGCTTTACACAATACAacaagtgtagactctctcttgTGCTAGCTGACCGCTCAGTGAAGATTCCCATTGGTATCCTAGAAGATCTCCCTGTTATGGTTGGAAATTGTGAGAttcctacagattttgtggtgttGTGA